A portion of the Streptomyces sp. YPW6 genome contains these proteins:
- a CDS encoding aminopeptidase P family protein produces the protein MTSMPPVPPHTGSHDLPVPDALDAFMATGWAPSPLPAGTRVPGHTLLPGRRQRLSARFPGERLVIPAGTLKVRSNDTDHRFRPHSAYAWLTGLTGEEQPDHVLVLEPSGPDGHEAVLHIRPRSPRDTSGFYRDRRYGEFWVGRRPDLDETAALTGLRCAHLDELPGLLAGPQPPTRLLAGVDLQVDGLLPERSHTPTGGAELDATLAELRLRKDPWEVGQLQLAVDHTTSGFEDVVRALPDALRHPRGERRIEGVFNLRARTEGNGTGYETIAAAGAHACVLHWIRNDGPLSPSQLLLLDAGVETDTLYTADITRTLPLSGRFSPAQRDVYELVLAAQEAAIATLRPGARFRDFHREAMRVIAEGLHAWGVLPVTPEEALADDSGLHRRYTLCSSGHMLGIDVHDCARARAETYLDGVLEEGHVLTVEPGLYLQPDDETLPPELRGMGVRIEDDLVITADGAQLLSGALPRTVGGVEEWMARLLDG, from the coding sequence ATGACCTCCATGCCCCCGGTCCCACCGCACACGGGCAGCCACGATCTGCCGGTCCCGGACGCCCTGGACGCCTTCATGGCCACCGGCTGGGCCCCCTCCCCCCTGCCCGCCGGCACACGGGTGCCCGGCCACACACTGCTGCCCGGCCGGCGACAGCGGCTGTCGGCGCGCTTTCCCGGCGAGCGGCTGGTCATACCCGCCGGAACGCTCAAGGTCCGCTCGAACGACACCGATCACCGCTTCCGCCCGCACAGCGCCTACGCCTGGCTGACCGGACTGACCGGCGAGGAACAGCCCGACCACGTCCTGGTCCTCGAACCGTCCGGCCCCGACGGCCACGAGGCGGTGCTCCACATCCGCCCCCGCTCCCCGCGCGACACCAGCGGGTTCTACCGCGACCGCCGCTACGGCGAGTTCTGGGTCGGCCGCCGGCCCGACCTGGACGAGACGGCGGCGCTGACCGGGCTGCGCTGCGCCCACCTGGACGAGCTGCCGGGGCTGCTCGCCGGTCCGCAGCCGCCGACCCGCCTGCTCGCCGGCGTCGACCTCCAGGTCGACGGCCTGCTGCCCGAGCGGTCCCACACCCCGACGGGGGGCGCGGAGCTGGACGCCACTCTCGCCGAACTCCGGTTGCGCAAGGACCCGTGGGAGGTGGGTCAGCTCCAACTGGCCGTCGACCACACCACGTCGGGCTTCGAGGACGTGGTGCGCGCTCTTCCCGACGCCCTGCGCCATCCGCGCGGGGAGCGCCGGATCGAGGGCGTGTTCAACCTGCGCGCCCGGACCGAGGGCAACGGGACGGGCTACGAGACCATCGCGGCGGCGGGTGCGCACGCCTGCGTCCTGCACTGGATCCGCAACGACGGCCCGCTGTCGCCGTCCCAACTCCTCCTGCTCGACGCGGGAGTGGAGACCGACACCCTCTACACCGCGGACATCACCCGCACCCTCCCCCTCTCGGGCCGCTTCTCACCGGCCCAACGCGACGTCTACGAACTGGTCCTGGCCGCGCAGGAGGCCGCCATCGCCACCCTGCGGCCCGGCGCCCGCTTCCGGGACTTCCACCGGGAGGCCATGCGCGTCATCGCCGAAGGGCTGCACGCCTGGGGCGTCCTGCCGGTCACGCCCGAGGAGGCGCTCGCCGACGACAGCGGTCTGCACCGCCGCTACACCCTGTGCAGCAGCGGGCACATGCTCGGCATCGACGTGCACGACTGCGCCCGGGCCCGCGCGGAGACCTACCTCGACGGCGTCCTGGAGGAGGGCCACGTCCTCACCGTCGAACCCGGGCTCTACCTCCAGCCCGACGACGAGACACTGCCGCCCGAACTGCGCGGCATGGGCGTGCGCATCGAGGACGACCTCGTGATCACCGCCGACGGCGCGCAACTCCTCTCGGGGGCGCTGCCCCGTACGGTCGGCGGCGTCGAGGAGTGGATGGCCCGCCTCCTGGACGGCTGA
- a CDS encoding ABATE domain-containing protein yields the protein MSLKNVRAMPWIGEQPVLDLANTVVVGAGPAGADIDLLTDSGLLACWREKACDRELADLPAQDLTELRAPVRGVLDAAARQAPLPGPARARLNALAARAPVTFRVDDAGRLAEEEAGGPAAAAVARQALVLAAGPEQARLRCCPAPSCGMFFLARRRDQAWCSIGCGNRARAARRGGRRAD from the coding sequence ATGTCCCTCAAGAACGTGCGCGCGATGCCGTGGATCGGCGAGCAGCCGGTCCTGGACCTGGCCAACACCGTCGTCGTCGGTGCCGGACCGGCGGGGGCGGACATCGACCTGCTGACCGACTCCGGGCTGCTCGCGTGCTGGCGGGAGAAGGCGTGCGACCGGGAGCTCGCCGACCTGCCCGCACAGGACCTGACGGAGCTGCGCGCCCCGGTCAGGGGGGTTCTGGACGCGGCGGCGCGGCAGGCTCCGCTGCCGGGGCCCGCCAGGGCGCGCCTCAACGCGCTGGCCGCGCGGGCCCCGGTGACCTTCCGGGTGGACGACGCCGGCCGCCTCGCGGAGGAGGAGGCCGGCGGGCCGGCCGCCGCCGCGGTCGCCCGGCAGGCGCTCGTCCTGGCCGCCGGGCCGGAGCAGGCGCGGCTGCGGTGCTGCCCGGCACCGAGCTGCGGGATGTTCTTCCTCGCGCGCAGGCGGGACCAGGCGTGGTGCTCGATCGGCTGCGGCAACCGGGCGCGCGCCGCCCGGCGCGGCGGGCGGCGCGCGGACTGA
- a CDS encoding saccharopine dehydrogenase gives MKRLPADEVRLDPSGPVLITGGYGTVGSEIARMVSADAPVLLTGRSADRGHALAAELGGEARTWDLAGPAPFRAAVRAVISSVNDPDDRVLRAAAAGGVPYVDITRWTSRLHRAAALTVPLRPESPVLLSSAWMGGVSSLVAAALAADLGGAERVEIAVCWDTADRAGADSVEFMDRLGTRFEVVEDGTRRLVAPLTGAETVEIGGTPVRVARIDTPEQFTLPLTLGTTTAVTRLGFSSPATTRALFALRRAGFFTWGSGERWTPLRRAVLYAPGEGGTARMRVDVSHGGKTRTATVTDARGQHHMTAAGAVLGLRRVLGTDGRPAPGGAVFPEQHPAPGQALEALADLGVEVALDDREQPRPGGVAA, from the coding sequence ATGAAACGACTTCCCGCAGACGAGGTACGCCTCGATCCGTCCGGCCCGGTCCTGATCACCGGCGGATACGGCACCGTCGGGTCGGAGATCGCCCGGATGGTCTCCGCCGACGCCCCGGTCCTGCTCACCGGGCGCTCCGCCGACCGCGGCCACGCCCTGGCGGCCGAACTGGGGGGCGAGGCCCGCACCTGGGACCTGGCCGGACCCGCGCCGTTCCGGGCGGCCGTCCGGGCCGTGATCAGCTCGGTGAACGACCCCGACGACCGGGTGCTGCGCGCCGCGGCGGCCGGCGGCGTCCCGTACGTGGACATCACGCGGTGGACCAGCAGGCTGCATCGTGCGGCCGCCCTGACCGTGCCGCTCCGGCCGGAGTCCCCGGTGCTGCTGTCCTCGGCCTGGATGGGCGGGGTCAGCAGTCTGGTCGCCGCAGCCCTGGCGGCGGACCTCGGTGGCGCGGAGCGGGTCGAGATCGCGGTGTGCTGGGACACGGCCGACCGCGCCGGGGCGGATTCCGTGGAGTTCATGGACCGGCTGGGCACGAGGTTCGAGGTGGTCGAGGACGGGACCCGCCGCCTGGTGGCGCCGCTGACGGGGGCGGAGACCGTGGAGATCGGCGGTACGCCCGTACGGGTCGCCCGTATCGACACACCGGAACAGTTCACCCTTCCCCTGACGCTGGGCACCACGACCGCGGTCACCCGCCTCGGGTTCTCCTCGCCGGCCACGACGCGCGCCCTGTTCGCCCTGCGGCGGGCGGGCTTCTTCACCTGGGGTTCGGGGGAGCGCTGGACGCCGCTGCGCCGGGCCGTGCTGTACGCACCCGGCGAGGGCGGCACGGCCCGGATGCGCGTCGACGTCTCCCACGGCGGGAAGACCCGCACCGCGACGGTCACCGATGCACGCGGCCAGCACCATATGACCGCGGCCGGCGCCGTTCTCGGGCTGCGCCGCGTCCTCGGGACGGACGGCCGGCCCGCGCCTGGCGGAGCGGTGTTCCCGGAGCAGCACCCCGCCCCCGGCCAGGCCCTCGAAGCGCTCGCGGACCTGGGCGTCGAGGTCGCCCTCGACGACCGGGAGCAGCCCAGGCCCGGAGGGGTCGCCGCGTGA
- a CDS encoding TetR/AcrR family transcriptional regulator: MSAVPTPKGKQRREALLDAAEHILASSGGSELTLRAVADAAGVRLGHLQYYFPSRSALLTALLSRILDTSLERVARLAAPPDGDGITALLDGVLADHDDQALVRLFTEVWVMAAHDGEAAEAVRDFYDRYAAHVTELLDRQGAGAPRDDARQRAEVFVMLMEGAALFRSGVAGRRSTATDARLRRTLHAVLTGVDG; this comes from the coding sequence GTGAGCGCCGTTCCGACCCCGAAGGGCAAGCAGCGGCGCGAAGCCCTCCTCGACGCCGCCGAACACATCCTCGCGTCGTCCGGAGGCTCCGAACTCACCCTGCGCGCGGTCGCCGACGCGGCGGGTGTGCGGCTGGGACACCTCCAGTACTACTTCCCCTCGCGCTCCGCCCTGCTGACCGCGCTTCTCTCCCGCATCCTCGACACCTCGCTGGAACGGGTCGCCCGGCTCGCCGCACCGCCGGACGGTGACGGCATCACCGCCCTGCTCGACGGGGTCCTCGCCGATCACGACGACCAGGCCCTGGTACGGCTGTTCACGGAAGTGTGGGTGATGGCCGCACACGACGGAGAGGCCGCGGAGGCCGTCCGGGACTTCTACGACCGCTACGCGGCCCATGTGACGGAACTCCTCGACCGGCAAGGCGCGGGCGCGCCCAGGGATGACGCCCGGCAGAGGGCCGAGGTGTTCGTCATGCTCATGGAAGGAGCCGCCCTGTTCCGCTCGGGCGTGGCCGGGCGGCGGAGCACCGCGACCGACGCCCGCCTGCGTCGCACCCTCCACGCCGTCCTCACGGGGGTGGACGGATGA
- a CDS encoding NADP-dependent oxidoreductase, with protein MQAMVFSRYGDESVLELTRRPDPVPGDGDVLVEVRAAGVNPVDWKHREGAVRNDRPFPQGIGWDVAGVVRATVPGGPAVGEAVYGMLPLPYGGAYQELAVLPASAVAPKPATLTFAEAAAVPLAALTAWQALEAAGAAAGLRVLVHAGAGGVGHFAVQLARHLGAHVTATASARNLEFLDRLGVHAPVDRAGADLAAAGPFDIVLDTVGGPTQHAAWPLLRPGGTLITLPEPVDEAHRLPGITARRVVVAPDGEALRRIGALIDTGSLHVEVQAVLPLAEAAQAHRVSERGRVRGKLVLALPGAAPMGAGRHDG; from the coding sequence ATGCAGGCCATGGTCTTTTCCCGGTACGGCGACGAGAGCGTCCTGGAGCTCACACGGCGGCCGGACCCGGTTCCCGGGGACGGAGATGTCCTGGTGGAGGTCCGGGCGGCCGGTGTGAACCCCGTGGACTGGAAGCACCGTGAGGGGGCGGTGCGCAACGACCGGCCCTTCCCCCAGGGCATCGGGTGGGACGTGGCGGGGGTCGTGCGGGCCACCGTGCCCGGCGGACCGGCGGTCGGTGAGGCCGTGTACGGGATGCTCCCGCTGCCGTACGGCGGTGCCTACCAGGAGCTGGCGGTCCTGCCCGCCTCCGCCGTGGCGCCGAAGCCGGCGACCCTCACGTTCGCGGAGGCCGCCGCCGTGCCCCTCGCCGCGCTCACGGCCTGGCAGGCGCTGGAGGCGGCCGGCGCCGCCGCCGGGCTGCGCGTCCTGGTCCATGCGGGCGCCGGCGGCGTCGGGCACTTCGCCGTGCAGCTCGCCCGGCACCTCGGAGCGCATGTCACGGCCACCGCTTCCGCCCGCAACCTGGAGTTCCTGGACCGGCTCGGCGTCCACGCACCCGTCGACCGGGCGGGGGCGGATCTGGCCGCCGCGGGTCCGTTCGACATCGTTCTGGACACCGTCGGCGGCCCGACCCAGCACGCCGCCTGGCCGCTGCTGCGTCCCGGGGGCACCCTCATCACCCTCCCGGAACCGGTGGACGAGGCGCACCGCCTGCCCGGGATCACCGCCCGCCGGGTGGTGGTGGCTCCGGACGGCGAGGCCCTGCGCAGGATCGGCGCGCTCATCGACACCGGCTCGCTGCACGTCGAAGTCCAGGCCGTCCTTCCCCTGGCGGAGGCGGCGCAGGCACACCGCGTCAGCGAGCGGGGGCGGGTGAGGGGAAAGCTGGTCCTCGCCCTCCCGGGTGCCGCCCCGATGGGCGCCGGGCGGCACGACGGGTGA
- a CDS encoding helix-turn-helix transcriptional regulator, with translation MKSQNELGRYLAVRRSRVTPRSAGITVLDRRRVPGLRREEVADLAGVSAVYYTRLEQGRARNPSDAVLDALARVLLLDPTERAHLHDLAHRGRDGRTAHRTAPPGGERGTDENGEHGAGAGGAGTRDGLKRLLAAVGAVPAYVLGPAMDVLDANGLARSLLAHPGREAPARWNLALQVFLDPTARRMYPRWEEVARQTVGFLRLSGGRRPRDPRLAEVVARLSGRSEEFRSMWSEQEVRDKTFGTKRFRHPVVGELDLAYETLALPGDEGCHLVVFTAPDPRADAALRLLGSWTAADPVGTNGTVGTVGTNGPEERTQRHRVPPGTVDEPVRPVGSVGSAESSVVAERG, from the coding sequence ATGAAGTCGCAGAACGAACTGGGCCGTTACCTCGCGGTGCGGCGCTCCCGCGTCACACCGCGGTCGGCCGGGATCACCGTCCTCGACCGGCGCAGGGTCCCGGGGCTGCGCCGCGAGGAGGTCGCCGACCTCGCCGGAGTGAGCGCCGTCTACTACACGCGCCTGGAACAGGGGCGCGCACGCAACCCCTCGGACGCCGTCCTGGACGCCCTGGCGCGGGTACTGCTGCTCGACCCGACCGAGCGCGCCCATCTGCACGACCTCGCGCACCGAGGCCGTGACGGCCGGACCGCTCACCGCACTGCCCCACCCGGCGGTGAGCGCGGTACGGACGAGAACGGCGAGCACGGTGCGGGCGCAGGCGGTGCGGGCACGCGGGACGGCTTGAAGCGCCTGCTGGCAGCGGTGGGCGCCGTCCCGGCCTACGTTCTCGGTCCCGCGATGGACGTCCTCGACGCCAACGGCCTGGCCCGGTCCCTGCTCGCGCACCCGGGCCGCGAGGCGCCGGCGCGATGGAACCTCGCGCTCCAGGTGTTCCTGGACCCCACCGCCCGTCGGATGTACCCGCGGTGGGAGGAAGTGGCCCGTCAGACCGTCGGGTTCCTGCGCCTGTCCGGCGGCCGCCGCCCCCGGGACCCCCGGCTGGCCGAGGTCGTCGCCCGGCTGAGCGGCCGGAGCGAGGAGTTCCGGTCGATGTGGTCGGAGCAGGAAGTGCGGGACAAGACGTTCGGCACGAAGAGGTTCCGGCATCCGGTCGTGGGGGAGCTGGACCTCGCGTACGAGACGCTCGCGCTGCCCGGCGACGAGGGTTGCCATCTGGTCGTCTTCACGGCCCCGGACCCGCGAGCGGACGCCGCACTGCGCCTGCTCGGCAGCTGGACGGCGGCGGACCCGGTCGGGACGAACGGAACGGTCGGGACGGTCGGGACGAACGGGCCGGAGGAACGGACGCAGCGGCACCGCGTTCCGCCCGGCACGGTGGACGAGCCGGTCAGGCCGGTCGGGTCTGTCGGGTCTGCTGAGTCGAGCGTGGTGGCCGAGCGCGGCTGA
- a CDS encoding GNAT family N-acetyltransferase, with protein MSNDDPYTLRPGPPPVETYRRLRVTSGLSAMSTAAAEAGLPNTWHGVTVLCGDEPVGMGRIIGDGGCFLQIVDICVTPEHQGRGLGRRIMAELTGELERRAPAGAYVSLIADGDARFLYEKFDFRPTAPASIGMYRTV; from the coding sequence ATGAGCAATGATGACCCTTACACCCTGCGTCCCGGCCCTCCTCCCGTGGAGACCTATCGCCGACTGCGGGTGACTTCGGGACTGAGCGCGATGAGCACGGCGGCGGCCGAAGCGGGGCTGCCCAACACCTGGCACGGCGTGACGGTGCTGTGCGGGGACGAGCCGGTCGGGATGGGCCGGATCATCGGAGACGGCGGCTGCTTCCTCCAGATCGTCGACATCTGCGTCACTCCGGAACACCAGGGCCGCGGGCTGGGCCGACGCATCATGGCGGAGTTGACGGGCGAACTGGAGCGGCGAGCACCCGCCGGGGCCTACGTCTCGCTGATCGCCGACGGGGACGCCCGGTTCCTGTACGAGAAGTTCGACTTCCGACCCACGGCCCCGGCCTCGATCGGCATGTACCGCACCGTGTGA
- a CDS encoding GntR family transcriptional regulator: protein MSELKSRKLISVQEHLRDQVANALRAALIAGELQPGVIYSAPTLAAEYGVSATPVREAMLDLAREGLVEAVRNKGFRVTELSERDLDEYTEIRALIEIPTIGRVTRTASREQLEAVRPVAEEIVAAAQRGDLIGYLESDRRFHLDLLALAGNARLVETVADLRKRSRLYGLTDLSQEGTLVGSAREHTALLDIMIEGDAEAAEEHMRRHLAHVRTLWAARKREAERAAPSRKLGAR, encoded by the coding sequence ATGAGTGAGCTGAAGTCCCGCAAACTCATCTCGGTGCAGGAACATCTGCGCGACCAGGTGGCCAACGCCCTGCGGGCCGCGCTGATAGCGGGGGAACTCCAGCCCGGCGTGATCTACTCGGCGCCCACCCTGGCCGCCGAGTACGGCGTCTCGGCCACACCCGTACGGGAGGCCATGCTGGATCTGGCCCGGGAGGGCCTGGTCGAGGCGGTGCGCAACAAGGGCTTCCGGGTCACCGAGCTCTCCGAGCGCGACCTGGACGAGTACACCGAGATCCGCGCGCTCATCGAGATCCCCACCATCGGCCGGGTGACCCGCACCGCTTCCCGCGAGCAGCTGGAGGCGGTGCGCCCGGTGGCCGAGGAGATCGTGGCCGCCGCACAGCGGGGCGACCTGATCGGCTACCTGGAGTCGGACCGCCGCTTCCATCTCGACCTGCTCGCCCTCGCGGGGAACGCGCGCCTCGTCGAGACGGTGGCCGATCTGCGCAAGCGCTCCCGGCTGTACGGACTCACCGACCTGTCCCAGGAAGGGACGCTGGTGGGTTCGGCGCGGGAGCACACCGCACTCCTGGACATCATGATCGAGGGCGACGCGGAGGCCGCCGAGGAACACATGCGCCGCCATCTCGCGCATGTACGGACCCTGTGGGCGGCCCGGAAGCGCGAGGCCGAACGCGCGGCGCCGTCCCGCAAGCTCGGCGCGCGCTGA
- a CDS encoding ornithine cyclodeaminase family protein gives MTATLDAADVAALGPAAAVAAVREALAGGLDPDGGVPRAVVPLAHGQGLLMPAEYGGWFGVKVATVAPGNPGRGLRRINATYLLHDSATLTPVALLDGVALTSLRTPAVSVAACRERLRALAGRPGELRLVVFGAGPQGEGHVAAVRAHAPVGDVTVVTRRGGPVPGWADRHPAAGDEAVAAAVRRAHVVVTATSAREPVLDGRLLSDESVVLAVGSHEPDARELDGALMRRATVLVESRETALREAGDVVLAIREGALDPDRLVTLADLAAGRAAVPAGRPLVVKTCGMGWQDLVVAVAAHRRKQSTPLPGR, from the coding sequence ATGACCGCGACGCTCGACGCGGCGGACGTGGCCGCGCTCGGCCCGGCCGCCGCCGTGGCAGCGGTCCGGGAGGCGCTGGCCGGGGGGCTCGACCCGGACGGCGGCGTACCGAGGGCGGTCGTGCCACTGGCTCACGGTCAGGGGCTGCTCATGCCCGCGGAGTACGGCGGCTGGTTCGGAGTGAAGGTCGCCACCGTCGCACCCGGCAACCCCGGGCGCGGGCTGCGGCGGATCAACGCCACGTATCTGCTGCACGACAGCGCGACGCTGACGCCGGTGGCCCTCCTGGACGGGGTGGCGCTGACGTCCCTGCGCACCCCGGCGGTCTCGGTCGCGGCCTGTCGGGAGCGGCTGCGGGCGCTCGCCGGCCGGCCGGGTGAACTGCGCCTGGTGGTCTTCGGCGCGGGCCCCCAGGGGGAGGGGCACGTCGCCGCCGTCCGGGCGCACGCCCCGGTCGGTGACGTCACGGTCGTCACCCGGCGCGGCGGGCCCGTGCCCGGCTGGGCGGACCGCCATCCGGCCGCGGGCGACGAGGCGGTGGCGGCCGCGGTGCGGCGCGCCCACGTCGTCGTCACGGCGACGTCCGCGCGCGAACCGGTGCTCGACGGGCGGCTGTTGTCCGACGAGTCGGTGGTACTGGCGGTCGGCTCGCACGAACCGGACGCGCGGGAGCTCGACGGCGCGCTGATGCGACGCGCGACGGTGCTGGTGGAGAGCCGGGAGACCGCCCTCCGTGAGGCGGGCGACGTGGTGCTGGCGATCCGTGAGGGCGCGCTCGACCCGGACCGGCTGGTCACCCTGGCGGACCTGGCGGCCGGCCGGGCAGCCGTCCCGGCCGGCCGGCCACTGGTGGTGAAGACGTGCGGTATGGGCTGGCAGGACCTGGTGGTGGCTGTCGCGGCCCACCGGCGGAAGCAGTCAACGCCGCTTCCGGGGCGGTGA
- a CDS encoding proline racemase family protein, producing MRSRVCYHAVDSHTEGMPTRVITGGVGVLPGATMAERRQRFMAERDGLRTLLMCEPRGHASMSGAILQPPTRPDADFGVLFIEVSGCLPMCGHGTIGVATVLVETGMVEAVEPQTLIRLDTPAGLVTARVAVRDGRAESVTLENVPSYSHALDQVVEVAGFGPVRYDMAYGGNFYAIVRTEDLGIPFDRAEKGRLLDAGLAVMRAVNEQNPVVHPENPAIDVCHHVYLEAPGSTAEHSRHAMAIHPGWFDRSPCGTGTSARMAQLHARGLLKTGQDFVNESFIGSRFTGRILDEGTVGGRPAVLPSVTGRAWITGTAQYLLDPADPYPEGFTV from the coding sequence GTGCGTTCCAGGGTCTGTTACCACGCGGTCGACTCGCACACCGAGGGCATGCCGACCCGGGTGATCACCGGCGGGGTGGGCGTTCTGCCGGGCGCGACCATGGCGGAGCGGCGGCAGCGGTTCATGGCCGAACGGGACGGGCTGCGCACCCTGCTGATGTGCGAGCCGCGTGGCCACGCGTCCATGTCCGGCGCGATCCTCCAGCCCCCGACCCGGCCGGACGCCGACTTCGGCGTGCTGTTCATCGAGGTCTCCGGCTGCCTGCCGATGTGCGGCCACGGCACCATCGGCGTGGCGACGGTCCTGGTGGAGACTGGCATGGTCGAGGCGGTCGAGCCGCAGACCCTCATCCGCCTCGACACGCCCGCCGGTCTCGTCACGGCACGGGTCGCCGTGCGCGACGGCCGGGCGGAGTCCGTCACCCTGGAGAACGTCCCCTCCTACAGCCACGCGCTGGACCAGGTCGTCGAGGTGGCGGGGTTCGGCCCGGTCCGTTACGACATGGCGTACGGCGGCAACTTCTACGCGATCGTGCGCACCGAGGACCTCGGCATCCCCTTCGACCGGGCGGAGAAGGGCCGGCTGCTCGACGCGGGCCTGGCCGTCATGCGGGCGGTCAACGAGCAGAACCCGGTGGTCCACCCGGAGAACCCCGCCATCGACGTCTGCCACCACGTCTATCTGGAGGCCCCCGGCTCCACCGCCGAGCACTCGCGGCACGCCATGGCCATCCACCCGGGCTGGTTCGACCGCTCGCCCTGCGGGACGGGGACCAGTGCCCGGATGGCCCAGCTGCACGCGCGCGGACTCCTGAAGACCGGGCAGGACTTCGTCAACGAGTCCTTCATCGGCTCCCGCTTCACCGGGCGCATCCTGGACGAGGGCACCGTCGGCGGCCGGCCCGCCGTCCTGCCCTCCGTCACCGGCCGTGCCTGGATCACCGGGACGGCGCAGTATCTGCTGGACCCGGCCGACCCCTACCCGGAGGGATTCACCGTATGA
- a CDS encoding dihydrodipicolinate synthase family protein → MDSVDPTAPTRMPWHGVIVATSLPFGRDLAVDHGAYGDNVAWLAEQGLHGVAPNGSLGEYQTLTYEERDRVVETAVAHAPEGFTVMPGVGAYGAVEARRHALFAKDAGCRAVMCLPPNAYRADDRAVLEHYAMVASAGLPVTAYNNPIDTKVDLRPELLAKLHAEGFIVGVKEFSGDVRRCYAINELAPGLDLIIGTDDTLLEVAVAGAKGWVAGYPQVFPRACLDLYEAALAGDLTSALPLYRRLHSVLRWDSRTEFVQAIKLGQDMIGRTGGVCRPPRQALDPETEAVVRSATQALIDAGVN, encoded by the coding sequence ATGGACAGCGTCGACCCCACGGCCCCCACCCGTATGCCCTGGCACGGTGTCATCGTCGCGACGAGCCTCCCCTTCGGCCGGGATCTCGCCGTCGACCACGGCGCCTACGGGGACAACGTCGCCTGGCTCGCCGAACAGGGCCTGCACGGCGTGGCCCCCAACGGGTCGCTGGGCGAGTACCAGACCCTCACGTACGAGGAGCGCGACCGCGTCGTCGAGACCGCCGTCGCCCACGCCCCCGAGGGCTTCACCGTGATGCCGGGCGTCGGCGCGTACGGCGCGGTCGAGGCCCGGCGGCACGCGCTCTTCGCCAAGGACGCCGGCTGCCGGGCCGTCATGTGCCTGCCGCCCAACGCCTACCGGGCCGACGACCGCGCCGTCCTGGAGCACTACGCGATGGTGGCCTCCGCCGGTCTGCCCGTCACCGCCTACAACAACCCCATCGACACCAAGGTCGACCTGCGCCCCGAACTGCTGGCCAAGCTGCACGCCGAGGGGTTCATCGTGGGCGTGAAGGAGTTCTCCGGGGACGTCCGGCGGTGCTACGCCATCAACGAACTCGCCCCCGGGCTCGACCTGATCATCGGCACCGACGACACCCTCCTCGAAGTCGCCGTCGCCGGGGCCAAGGGCTGGGTCGCCGGGTACCCCCAGGTCTTCCCGCGCGCCTGCCTCGACCTGTACGAGGCCGCGCTGGCCGGCGACCTCACCAGCGCCCTCCCCCTCTACCGCCGGCTCCACTCCGTACTGCGCTGGGACAGCAGGACCGAGTTCGTCCAGGCGATCAAGCTCGGCCAGGACATGATCGGCCGGACCGGCGGCGTGTGCCGGCCGCCCCGCCAGGCCCTGGACCCTGAGACCGAGGCGGTCGTACGTTCCGCGACCCAGGCCCTCATCGACGCGGGGGTGAACTGA